Proteins encoded within one genomic window of Haloferax volcanii DS2:
- a CDS encoding DUF790 family protein, with translation MLTANLARSRTTDETITPLFIDPADERYRETARELIQLFEDHLDEPKGELEDAIDELTVADTDYKIVQGLAKLLKDECKFEVVASVDPREIRRRLFEKANERYPIVRQPTLGEDTQKLEVYSAIADELGISLEDCYRGMYADLEDNKRLVRIGTRTADRYERTGDASPSTTNLTGSSAEEYEHTDLTVDWLLTRYNLALAQAVLYDATEMRIRVWDHFGTVFSYVKLFGLMHRIYPIDADGDRVSSTDQATGYEAVLDGPASLFSKSQKYGIRMANFLPALPLCDRWEMTAEILVDETTNETRQFALDQSEGLDSHYSDGKRFDSDVERTLAQKWERANTDWELVREDDVFDLGAEVMIPDFAIEHPDGRRAILEIVGFWTPEYLESKLEKIRQVEAENFVLAVSERLECASEDFGSVADRVLWFKTGIHVYDMVEMADQYATGHAPANTDQ, from the coding sequence GTGCTGACCGCGAACCTCGCCCGGTCGCGCACGACCGACGAGACGATCACACCGCTGTTTATCGACCCAGCCGACGAGCGCTATCGCGAGACGGCACGGGAACTCATCCAGTTGTTCGAGGACCACCTCGACGAGCCGAAGGGCGAGCTCGAAGACGCGATCGACGAGCTGACCGTCGCAGATACTGACTACAAAATCGTCCAAGGATTGGCGAAGCTCCTGAAAGACGAGTGCAAGTTCGAGGTCGTCGCATCGGTCGACCCACGTGAGATTCGGCGGCGGCTCTTCGAGAAAGCCAACGAGCGGTATCCGATCGTCCGCCAGCCGACGCTCGGTGAGGACACACAGAAACTGGAAGTGTATAGCGCGATTGCCGACGAGCTCGGGATTTCGCTCGAAGACTGCTACCGTGGGATGTACGCCGACCTCGAGGACAACAAGCGGCTCGTCCGAATCGGCACGCGGACGGCCGACCGATACGAGAGGACCGGTGATGCGTCGCCGTCGACGACGAATTTGACGGGCAGCAGTGCCGAGGAATACGAGCACACCGACCTCACCGTCGACTGGCTGCTGACTCGGTACAACCTCGCGCTCGCCCAGGCAGTCCTCTATGACGCCACCGAGATGCGGATTCGTGTCTGGGACCACTTCGGGACAGTGTTCAGCTACGTGAAGCTGTTCGGACTGATGCATCGCATCTATCCGATCGATGCCGACGGCGACCGCGTTTCGAGTACGGACCAGGCTACGGGCTACGAGGCCGTGCTGGATGGGCCAGCCTCGTTGTTCTCGAAGTCACAGAAGTACGGGATTCGCATGGCGAACTTCCTGCCGGCGTTACCCCTCTGTGACCGGTGGGAGATGACCGCCGAGATTCTCGTTGACGAAACTACCAACGAGACACGGCAGTTCGCACTTGACCAGAGCGAAGGTCTCGATTCGCACTACAGCGATGGCAAGCGGTTCGATAGTGACGTCGAACGGACGCTCGCTCAGAAGTGGGAGCGAGCGAACACGGACTGGGAACTCGTCCGCGAGGACGATGTCTTCGACCTCGGGGCCGAAGTGATGATCCCGGACTTCGCAATCGAACATCCCGATGGTCGGCGGGCGATCCTCGAGATCGTCGGATTCTGGACCCCGGAGTATTTGGAGTCGAAGCTGGAGAAGATCCGGCAGGTGGAGGCTGAGAACTTCGTGTTAGCGGTCTCGGAGCGACTGGAGTGTGCCAGCGAAGACTTCGGGAGTGTCGCCGATCGTGTACTTTGGTTCAAAACCGGGATTCACGTCTACGATATGGTCGAAATGGCTGACCAGTATGCGACAGGACACGCCCCAGCGAATACGGATCAGTAA
- a CDS encoding ISH3-like element ISH51 family transposase: MSNNQQTDDEIHEDQLLNFLVNSLDEEVALSLAENAELDAEDIYEVLVGACADGTSVSTLCKRSEDAPHENSVLYHLRTKFDLETLEQIGNTLLQKDVLDVLPQQVEVCADLHLRPYYGDEDDTDGLYHSQAKRGTTAFHAYATLYARVKNKRYTLAVRRLEDGDTASSVLAEFLGILDGLDLGVKAVYLDREFYDSKCLTLLQAHNHAYVMPIVRWGRTIKRELSEGWSRVIQHSLTAKLDGHSWTVEFPVYIDCTYQNGRYDEHGVARHGYAADAPFIDSPRDARYHYAKRFGIEASYRLSEQSIATTSTQNPVVRLLYVVVSLLLQNVWRYLHWEYVATPRRGGRRLWEWSFKEFINMVRRAAWTALAVRRAVPANRPPDDRFHR; encoded by the coding sequence GTGTCCAACAACCAGCAAACAGACGATGAAATCCACGAGGACCAGCTCCTTAACTTCCTCGTCAACTCTCTTGACGAGGAAGTTGCTCTCTCACTCGCTGAAAACGCTGAACTCGATGCTGAAGACATCTACGAGGTCCTCGTCGGCGCCTGCGCCGACGGGACCTCGGTCTCTACACTCTGCAAGAGAAGCGAAGATGCACCTCACGAAAACTCGGTTCTCTACCATCTCCGCACCAAGTTCGACCTCGAGACGCTCGAACAAATCGGGAACACGCTCCTCCAGAAAGACGTTCTCGACGTCCTTCCCCAGCAGGTGGAGGTCTGCGCAGACCTCCACCTGCGGCCCTACTACGGCGACGAAGACGATACAGACGGCCTGTATCACTCACAAGCGAAGCGTGGAACCACCGCGTTTCACGCGTACGCGACACTGTACGCACGCGTGAAGAACAAACGCTACACGCTGGCGGTGCGCCGTCTCGAAGACGGCGACACCGCCAGCAGTGTCCTCGCAGAGTTCCTCGGTATTCTCGACGGCCTTGACCTCGGTGTCAAGGCCGTCTATCTTGACCGCGAATTCTACGACAGCAAGTGTTTGACGCTGCTTCAGGCGCACAACCACGCCTACGTCATGCCGATCGTCCGCTGGGGACGGACGATCAAGCGAGAACTCTCAGAAGGGTGGAGTCGCGTGATTCAGCACAGTCTGACAGCGAAACTCGACGGTCACAGCTGGACCGTCGAGTTTCCCGTCTACATCGACTGTACCTACCAGAACGGACGGTACGACGAACATGGCGTGGCGCGTCACGGCTACGCCGCTGACGCGCCGTTCATCGACTCACCACGGGACGCTCGATACCACTACGCGAAACGCTTCGGTATCGAGGCAAGCTATCGACTCTCCGAGCAAAGTATCGCGACGACCTCGACACAAAATCCGGTCGTACGGCTGTTGTACGTCGTGGTGAGCCTGCTGTTACAGAACGTCTGGCGGTATTTGCACTGGGAGTACGTGGCGACGCCCCGCCGTGGGGGGCGTCGCCTCTGGGAGTGGTCGTTCAAGGAGTTCATCAATATGGTCCGTCGAGCAGCGTGGACGGCCCTCGCGGTGCGTCGGGCCGTCCCCGCGAACCGACCACCAGACGACCGGTTCCACCGGTAA
- a CDS encoding DUF6036 family nucleotidyltransferase yields the protein MRARFDSSYIRSELERIGQQLDNPLTVFLIGGGSMAFRGLKETTKDIDLIVSSGDDLSQLQAVLLELGYDIVREPDEEYEELGAQRIFENDDGCRIDVFNQQVIGKLILSSGIRERSERYLDPGNLVVELVSPEDIFLFKAVAGRVDDIEDMFSLMQTGLEFDVVEAELETQVELLEQELFVTYVNEALTDLTEQHNVTTPLHGPVAEITERVYEELEVLHALDEPKSVADLQQELDWPAADVQEIVRRLEEKDTVAVTDGRVERRSTTI from the coding sequence ATGAGGGCGAGGTTTGATAGTTCATACATCCGGTCGGAGCTCGAGCGCATCGGCCAGCAGCTGGATAACCCACTCACCGTCTTCTTGATTGGCGGTGGGTCGATGGCGTTTCGCGGACTCAAAGAGACGACCAAAGATATCGACCTCATCGTCTCCTCCGGCGACGATCTGAGTCAGCTACAAGCGGTGCTCCTTGAGTTAGGATACGATATCGTCCGGGAACCGGACGAAGAGTACGAAGAACTCGGTGCCCAGCGCATCTTCGAGAACGATGACGGGTGTCGTATCGACGTTTTCAACCAGCAGGTGATCGGCAAGCTGATTCTGTCTTCAGGCATCCGTGAGCGGAGCGAACGGTATCTCGACCCGGGGAATCTCGTGGTCGAGCTCGTGAGTCCAGAAGATATCTTCCTGTTCAAAGCGGTCGCCGGTCGGGTGGACGACATCGAGGATATGTTCTCGTTGATGCAGACCGGCCTCGAGTTCGACGTCGTCGAAGCAGAACTCGAGACGCAGGTCGAACTCCTGGAGCAAGAACTGTTCGTGACGTATGTCAACGAAGCGTTGACTGACCTCACCGAACAACACAACGTGACGACGCCGTTGCACGGCCCCGTGGCGGAGATCACCGAACGCGTCTACGAAGAGCTCGAAGTGCTACACGCGCTTGACGAACCGAAATCGGTGGCTGACCTGCAACAGGAGCTCGACTGGCCAGCAGCGGACGTACAGGAGATTGTGCGACGTTTGGAAGAGAAAGACACCGTCGCGGTAACCGATGGGCGTGTAGAACGTCGCTCAACGACGATTTGA
- a CDS encoding helix-turn-helix domain-containing protein: MLTEGEVRALTALHGEQTVSALATSLDRSLSYTSELVERLETAGLVETRRQGKTKRIRLSDAKALELLTDLTQQYSHIDWPELLSGAALRVCYYLDTPRTATELARRADVHRSTVHRALAPLQHRGIVYQTDDGAYALNDGFEQLSVFARELAHHVHRQTVEEQTDTYTILWESLGEFLVQTTIEIADEHFIPTGPDQFQRYGLPLLARDRRYYLYSEATSELSPEILCCHMLVVDSGARTQSYCLLLLSHVDIDRDELRAQATKYGVDDVVDNLYTYLDTSGAQRTSRLPEWEDFQELAEEYEVTL; encoded by the coding sequence ATGCTCACAGAAGGCGAGGTTCGCGCCCTTACAGCCCTCCACGGTGAGCAGACGGTCTCTGCACTCGCAACAAGTCTTGATCGGAGTCTCAGCTACACCTCAGAACTCGTCGAACGCCTCGAAACGGCTGGCCTCGTCGAGACACGTCGACAGGGGAAAACAAAGCGGATTCGACTGTCGGACGCAAAGGCCCTCGAGTTACTCACGGACCTCACGCAACAGTATTCACACATCGACTGGCCGGAGCTGTTGTCAGGGGCAGCCCTCCGTGTGTGCTACTACCTCGACACCCCACGGACCGCGACCGAACTCGCACGCCGCGCCGACGTCCACCGAAGTACCGTCCACCGTGCGCTTGCCCCGCTTCAACATCGCGGAATCGTCTACCAAACTGATGACGGCGCGTACGCACTGAATGACGGCTTCGAACAGCTGAGCGTATTCGCTCGTGAGCTTGCCCATCACGTCCACCGTCAGACTGTCGAAGAACAGACCGACACCTACACGATTCTGTGGGAGTCTCTGGGCGAGTTCCTTGTGCAGACGACGATAGAAATCGCTGACGAACACTTCATCCCGACAGGCCCAGACCAGTTCCAGCGGTACGGCCTCCCGTTGTTGGCACGTGACCGCCGGTACTACCTCTATTCGGAGGCGACGAGCGAGCTCTCGCCGGAGATCTTGTGCTGTCACATGCTCGTGGTCGATTCGGGCGCACGAACGCAGTCATACTGTCTGCTTCTGCTCAGTCACGTCGACATCGACCGCGACGAACTCCGAGCCCAAGCCACCAAGTACGGCGTCGACGACGTCGTCGACAACCTCTACACGTATCTCGACACCAGCGGTGCCCAGCGGACGTCCCGACTTCCCGAGTGGGAGGACTTCCAGGAACTGGCTGAAGAGTACGAGGTGACGCTATGA